The following DNA comes from Poecilia reticulata strain Guanapo linkage group LG5, Guppy_female_1.0+MT, whole genome shotgun sequence.
GTAAAAACTCTCCGTGATAAAAAAGTGATGATGAAGCAATAATGGgcagatataaaacaaaacatttaacattttgttctggTTTGTCTTTTAACTTCCCGTCCAGATTCACTGAAACACAGATATCGATCCCGCCCTCTGCATGGACCTCAGTATCTGTTCCACATATTATTTAATATCGTCAGCAGTATCAAGCTACATTTTTTATATCAACACATCTTAAGTAAGCTGCTCGGTCAGCTTCTCTTGTGCTCAGATcctcttttccatttttcattctgGGTTGGTCTTCACAACCAAACCACAAAGGATAAAAACAATCCAACTTaatatatatttgcatttttaactaGAACTGAATTTTTGACCTCATGGATCAAACTAAGTTTCATTTTGACCATTCTGATGCTTTGGGTTTCAGCGTATCGTGCAAAAGTCTCCGTGCAAACCCTCGTTTCCAAGCAGCCAGTTTTCCCCGAACCACCTTAAATGTGTCTTTATCAATAGactttctgctgctctgaacGTGTTTTTAAGTTTTCGTTTAGTCTTTGGCTCCTTTATCACTTTAAAGAATGAAGATTGAATCAAGATGTTGGAAAGTTTTACTGCTCAGAGATAAACTATGAAAGTTAGATGCAGGATaactgattgttttgttttggctgtttttgaaTCATcctattagttttatttctctattgtttttgttttcgtttGAGAAGAGTGACATGTTACGAGGGAGAGACTGTTAAATAAAAGTGGGCCCAGTTTGAACCCTTGAGGAACCTCACAGTTAATAATTGTTCTCTACAAATTTATAATTACCAACTGGCTCAAAATAATCCCTCCATGGTTTGGTATAACCCTGAAAATATTCATTCGTTTTCTACATTCACCAGTACTGCCAAttaatttttgattaagtttAAGTTGCATGTTTCTGATGTAATCATTAAGCATTTGTAATATTCAAAGTACCAAAGGGAATTAGAGTGGAAAAGTTCTGAAGTTAAACGATGCCGATCTATTTTCCCTAAGTATTTACACCCCTCATTTTCTACAATACTTACTAATTAATCAGCTTATGGAGGCAATTGTTgctctggtttttatttaagggtatcGGAGTGAGTTTGTTgaattttaatcagaaaaatctTCCTCTCATGTCATACTGTTGCGCTACTTTGTGTCGGTCTGTGGtattaaatccaaataatatggtggccgacaggtgcaaatgcacagcaacagagaaaacatgcaaacaaaaaaaagacgcgcacaaaTGAAAggcagcaaacataaaaatagacgcaaacaaaatgcaaataaaatgcagcaaacaaaaaagagagacgcaaacaaatgaaatgcagcaaagcGTAGCTTTCATCAGTCAAACCCATTTGctcatgaataaattaaatactttagtgaACCAAAGATTTTACAGCTATTGCCTGCCTTAATATCTGTCTTCCACCTCCACTCATAGGGGAAAACTATcgggagtttttaaaacaatttgccGGGAGACATGCGTTCTCTCTCGGTGTGCCGAGCCTGGAGCTCccggccagctgacagctgggAGGGGAGCCGGCTGTTaatgcagcgggagcagacaGGTCCGAAAACGGAGCAATATTGcaattaagtgatttattgatgaaCCGAGTAGATATTTCAAatctatacatctacattcCCGCCtataaacattgtaaaaaatcattttgtgtaattttaagtgtaatacagcacaaataattttgccgccattgctgcttttctgaacacccgCTTTAAAGGATGCAGAACCTAAATttggacacagctgttttttgttagactccctctagtggtctggagcacttccgttttcagcactttttgtttgcatcttttcttttgtttgctgcatttcatttgtggttgtattcttttttgtttgcgtctctttttttgtttgctgcattttatgtgctttttgtttgcgtttatttttatgtttgctgcatttcatttgtgcgcatgtcttttttttgtttgcatgttttcgctgttgctgcgcatttgcacctgtcggccaccgtaaaATAATGATacattgaagattttttttttgtcctaatgtgataaaaagtggaaaaactccTGCGGTGTGAATACTTAGCGTGGAGTTGTGGAAACTCtgtcaggatttaaaaaaataaaaaaaaaacaccaaggcAGGTTGTAAATTCTGTGGcttttaaactttgaatttatttaaattaaatcccCTCGGTATTCTCAGTGTTCTCCAGATGataaattcatatttaacacgtttaaaataattattttcccaGCTACCTGCTGTGAAAAGTCTGTGTTGTATCCTAAAATTGCTTTAATGACACCAGCAGAGGGTTTTCTTGCTCTCTTGAGTTtcacttcatgttttcttcctgATTCTGCATAGCAGGACAACTTTCCAACGTCTTACTACTGCACCACAGGACGACGGACATCATTACTGCAAATGGTGAGATTATCttagattttataaaatgttttactacaGGAAGTAAAGTTCAAATCGTGAAAGTAAAACGTTGCTAGATGGAGATGTGCGCAGCTTCCCTGATGGACTTAAAACGCGTTCAGAAGGACAGACCTCGTCTTCAATTCACAGAAAATTGACTAAATAGCAGTAAAGAGATGCTAAATTCATGCTgagataaaattaaacataatttgctCAACACTCctgataaaatcccaatgatGCGTTAAAATGAGTGGATGTTGTGGTTCAGTTTGTCTAAATACTCTGGATTACAGCACAGATTAAGATAACTTTAGGTCATGTTACTTTATTAGTGCCTAAAGTGAAATTACTATATTTAAGCAAATTTAAGCAAGATATTAGACATTTTTATATCAACTTTTTAATTCATTGCCTCAGACAAAATTGTGGAGTGTGAAAAGTGAATTATTCGTCCTCTGAATTTCCAGCAAGGCTAAACATTTGGCTGACAAATTGTCTGAATTGGACAGGAATGTGGTTTTCCACTGTCTTGAAGATAAATGCATAGaaaatattgaggaaaaaagGCAGACACTGTTCTATAATCTCGGCTGTCAGCGTTATTTGAAATGAGTTTTAGGGATGGTGAATGGCACGATGCCTTACAATTCCTGCTGATAGCAGGTAAAACATTGAATAATTCATTTGTCCACTCATAGATGGATCTGCTAGCTGTTGGttgcattgtattttattttgtcacatttataCACTAGTCTTAGTTGGTCTATCACGCAAtctcccaataaaatacattaaaatgtgggttttaatgtgaaaaaattggGGAAAATTCAAGCAGGAAATCTAAAGAAAGCTCTTTAAATTTGTGCTATTTTGAGTTATTCTGTCTAAAACTATCCATTTGCTTCACACAGAAGGTTTGGGTTCCAGGCGGCTATTGAGAAGCGATTTCTTCccgttttaaattttaaaggtTATCTAACACGTTATAAAGGTTATCTAAcatgtaaatactgttttattaaagttaatacagaaagtgaaccttttgttacaacactgacaCACAGCGGTGTATATATTTTcccaactgtggctaaagctgctgctagctggcttactctccgatcggaggctgtttattttctACACAATCAGAGAATGGTGAATTAACGAGTAATAACAgctatctaacacttaaatgctgttgttATTAAccttacattttattatatccttaagataatcacaccggaagtaaagatacacctcttcgagttatggcggccattgtctgacgtcactgtgaaaagggtctattgcTAACATTTGTCGTGACTATAGCCAGTTTGcagctatgaagcttaccggaagtAGTCTGCTGTAAACAAAGAGAGGAAAGCCAATCCAAACgttaatatttggaagcgtggccagCAGACTTCACGTCCTCCGCTGCCGTCGCTAAAAACTACAGACAGACTACAATATTAACAgggcagaaaatcaacatcatttTTCACAACTTCTTTTCCGTTCGCGGATTGGCCCGGTTGAAAATCCACCGGAGGGAACCGAAGCTGAGAAGAAAAAGCCCAGACGGTGCTGGCTGATTTTGAGTACTAGTCACGTATGTTGGGTCTGTATTCTGTTTCTGTCCAGGCCCTCCAGTGGCTGAGCTGCAGTACTGCATGGCTTCTTCTCTTGGCCTGCATCGTCCCGGTGGACATGCAGTCCTGCACCGGAGGAATCCCCGGGATCCCTGGGATCCCCGGCACCCATGGACCCAACGGGCAGGACGGCGTGAAGGGGGAGAAAGGAGATCTAGGTGAGCTCAGGCCGGACAGGAATTGGATTTAAGATCaactttttgtctttgtattgACACGTATTGTCATGTTGACATTGACATGTATTGTCCATCAAAGGGCTGATGGACCTTTGAGCTTTAATTCAtatcttcaaagcaaaaacagcacaaacaaaaaaattttctgCTCAAGCATAGTTAATTGTCACGACTTTTcgtgacctctggaaacatttattgctatctttaaaatgacagtgGGACAAACGAAAATGGATGCTTCTCaaatgtaccgtattttccgcactataaagtgcaccggattataaggcgcactgtcggcttttgaggaaattgaaggcttttaggtgcgccttatagtgcggaaaatacggtagtcgagttgattgacaccaattCTGATAGATTTGAAGAAGGTTGGGGGGAAGCTTCACTCAGGTGCCGATGAGGCATGTAATCAATGTTTACCTCCCTGAACAGGTGAAGGAGGTCAGCCAGTCAGGGGTCAGAAAGGGGTGGCTGGCATGCGGGGCCCGCCGGGCCGGCCTGGTATGAAGGGGGACATGGGCCTGCCAGGCCCTGCCGGATACCCGGGCCAGAAAGGGGAGAAGGGAAGACCCTCCAGCCTGTCCAACAAGCAGAAATCCTTCTTCTCCAACAAGAGAGCCATTTCAAATGTAGCAGAGGTGAACATGCGGATTAACTTCAACAGGTGAGAGGAACCGGCCAATGCTTTTACAGAAACCAGGGAGTTTCCATCCAGCAATACTACTGTCCATCCACCCAACCGTACATCAACACATCCATCAACATATCCAACAATATATCCACCAATACATCCAACTGTCCATCTATCTTAACATTGGTCCATCCGTCTGtccacccacccacccatccGGTCTCCCATTCCTCCATCCTGCAAATTCTCAATCCATTCTTTCCTAAGCCTGAATCATTTAGCTGCAGTAACCTGGTAAAAAAGCTGCCaagcatctaaaagttgcaggattgCAGTTCTTCTTAAGCTCTCTGATACTGCCTTAAATCACTATTAAAGATTAacttaaacatgtttaagtTAAAGCAAAAACCTGTTAATACACCAAGAAATTGCAGAAGCAACATTTCACttttgaacaaaatgaacatgtgCTTTAAATTCCCGCAGAGTGATTTTGCCTGCGTTGGAGCCACAGTTTCAAGGAGAGACGCTGGTAAACGGGACGTTCCAGTGTACAATCAAAGGAGTGTATTTCTTCAGTTTCCACGTTTCAGCAAAGACCCGCGTGAGTCTCAGGGTTCTGTCTACTCAGACCATCTGCTTTACCTGCAGATTTCAGGCTGAGTTTCACCATGATTTCACCACGCAGGTGTGTCTGAAGCTGATGAAGGGCAGCAAGGAGCACTTCACGCTATGCGACAGCTCTGAAAGCTTCTTGGTCACGTCCGGCTCGGCGGTTCTGGACCTGGAAGTCGGAGATAGCATTTCTGTGGAGTCATCCAGGTACAACAGCATAGTGGTGTTGGACACCACCAGCAGCCACAGCTTCACCGGCTTCCTCATCTTCCCCACCTCTTAAACCGCCGGACATTTCAACTAGTCAGAGGAAATATTCCTGCTTGGTAATAAAGGCTGCTTCTGCGTCTTTTCtccaaaaattacatttcacgTTTCTCACGAACCCTGCAAAAAACTATTTTGGCCttgtttccagtgcaaatatccttgtacacttaaaataagacaaaactaacttataagtagcTTATCAGCAAGAGATACGAGCTTGTTTCAaatcaataactccttaatttacttttaagaaagttctagttccactggccgattatttcacttataacatgggaaacgTGTTTTAGAAGTGAAAGAATTTGCTATAAGACAAAAGTCTTGTAACAATAcaatacaaataattattttattaatatattaacattaagaatttgttgacttaaaataaagtatatcttgcagaaaagttatttgtaaattaGCTTTCTTATCttgtgtaccaagatatttgcactagaaataagactaaaaatacttggtaagattttgtttttcagcgaATTGTTGGACGTCTTGCCTGTGATCATACTGAAACTTGTTTTGTCAGCGTAAAATCGTTGgtccagtttaaataaaataaaaatcaaccagtttgcttcatgttttattttaccaacaaCCCATCAATACGTCTCCAAAAAGCcgtcaaatgtattttatgtcgGTCTGTGAGATAAAAgtaatttgttgtaaaatgagtaaatgtagaaaagttgTGGAAcagatgtgaatatttttggagGCCTTAAATATCTCAGGAAGTCAAACTTGTCAGATTCCTCTGAGAGCAGGAAAGAACGCCGTCTGTCTGTTTTACCACCTAATCTGGATCCATGCATGTTGATAACTTTGACTTTAATTCTCTTAAGACTCTTCATCCAGACAGAGGACACATTAAAgctgtattatttttaacagaacaCAAAAACCGAGGCAAATAATAACCGAGTAGAGGTCACAGTTGAGCAAATGTCGAGCAAAAATGGAGTAAAGCTCCCAAACTCTGCAGATGAGGTATGAATAAAGGATAAATTCCCTTTTACCAGATGCTGCTTTCAAACTGCTATGCaaagtttttgataaaaaagaaacaaaagtatcAAGATAAGAGCACTCCAAGGACGAGATATAAAgactttgtttaaataaatatctattAAATGTCTTTAAGCTTCATGAAATATCAGCATATCATGCCGATAGTGATGGAAGCTGTAAAACTAAATCCCAGAGGGCGGGGCTAAGTTTTGGACTTAGCCCCGCCCTTGAGGCGTAGCTCCGCCCCTGAGGCGTAGCTCCGCCCCTGCTCCTTCagacgctggtaaaaacattaaggggttaatagaggagccatgttgcgATACTTCCttaaggcggagcttcagaaaaagcaggaacttttaaagagacagaggctcaatttGAAGacgttaaatcaggaagtaaatttcttttaagtcatatttgacatttaaagcatttttataacaatttcaggtaacagttacttgattacATTATAAAATGGAACCATGAGCCTGGAAAACGCATAATGCTGCCCCAGTAAAATGTTGGCGttacgtttttaaaaaaaagagactgatttgattcatttttctagattccagtttattttaattatcaaaCTTACAGTACATCAGGTCAGGATTCAGTTTCACATTCCCCAATACAAAATGAGACGTTTCCCCCCCCACCCCGATACAAAAACTCCTTTTCATCTTAAAAGTATCAAAAGTAGCAGTGATAAAGGCGACGGCATTAAGACAGATTCATTGTTCTCCAGCTTCGATCATGATGGCGACGGGGAACGGATCAGAACCGAGCCACTGGCTCAGGTGAGGAAGTAGTCTGGCGGactgcagcaaacagcagctTGAAGGCAGCGTAAACAGTCAACTTTTATGGCAACGTCAAGGAAGAGATGAATTCTGGGAGTGACAAATAATCAGTAGTTTCACAAACTAAAAGGAACAAGTCCAGTTTTTCCCCAACAGAGATGGAGAATCACCGTTTGGCACCGATTTGGTTCTGTTGGCCGTTTCTGGTGTGGACCAACCAGCTCAGAAGGCGTTTCCATCCTGAGCGTTTAACAGGAAAGTGCTTTGTTATTCCAGCTCCAAGTCATGCTTGTTTTCCCTACATCCAGTCTAACATTTTGAGATcgtgttgggatttttttttttagcgttttaactacattaaaatgttcaagCAGAAAATCCTTGACTTTTACAGAGAGGGAGGATTgcgcttgtttttttgttcagcaGCGTTTTCATTCGACAGTAATCTGTAGTGCAGTCAACGTTTCCTCTCCAGCTCAGCAGGGACGCAAACGCAGCAGACGGATCGACGGCTCGTCCCGTGGTGCATCATGGGACGGTGACGTTGAACGGGGATCCTGGGATGTGGTCGTCGCCCCACTTCACCACCAGGACGTAGCCGCCCCGTTCCTTCAGCACGTAGCTGACGTTGTACTGCAGGTTCCCCAGATGTTTGACCAGAACCTCCTCACAGGGGACCTGAGGGCCGTACACGCCCACCAGCAGCATGTTCTTACCTGGGGGAAGAGAAACATCGTtacagaaccggaaccagaactcCCACTGGTCTGAATCGAAAGAGATCCGCGCCATCTTGGCAGGCAGCCCAAACGACAGCTGAGCCATGACTTTGAGACCAACGACAGGAAAGTTTACCGGCACTCTTATAATAGTGAAATATAATATAGTCAACAAAATGGCTGCAGTATGAGGCAGATAATGTGGACAAGCCGCCTCCGATGCGACAGGAGGGTCAAACTCACTTTCATCTTGGGCCAAATCAACAAGATGAATATTCTTAAAAGGTCATTTTCCGTATCGCACACCTTCCTGTACAATCTGCACTTCAGGAAGCGATTGTCTGGAACAGACCTCTCACTCGGCTTCATTTTTGTAGTTAGAGTTTTGCTAACTTTGTTGCTGGTTTTGTGAAATTGATCACCTTACGGCTTTGGTTAGAAAGCTGTTCactgatgcattctgggtacagaatAAACAATTTGCTGAACTTCATGAAGAACATGAGAGGAAACAAAGCTGTTGTGTAAAAAGTGTTCatctccttcaaaataagagcatgaatataaatgtttaccgtattttccgcactataaggcgcaccttcaatgaacggcctattttaaaacttttttcatatgtaaggcgcatagaatagacgcttcagtttgggttgtcTATTTGTTCaatactctattattacacatccacattgtAAAGAATTGGTCCCCGAGTCCTTTATACAGTAatctgccccagtcgttgttttactcacggtgttggtgttgtgatattttgcccaactgctttctgggtaacagaccaaccgacacgctgccgcctcagtctctgtctctcctcccctccctctggctttaaatgtaatatcaaactttattaacaagccagcgttctgacaactatcccagcatgcaccgcgcacttcttctatggggcgaaaatgaagtcggcggctgcttaccatagttgctagacctgttgtggctcaatattggtccatatataaggcgcactgtcggcttttgaggaaagtGAAGGTTTTtaaggtgccttatagtgcggaaaatacggtaattgaaTTCTTAACAGTTGATAACCAAACCatcaacacagatgttgaactttatccAACTGAACGTTTACAGCACAGCCATGTAAGTTAGCGATTTagaatttatttggaaaaattacCTTAGAGAAGCTAAAAGCGCTAAAGTTAGcaaaatgctaaagtgctaaacaGAAAGTTGGAGGATTAGTGGAAGTGTTCACAGAAATGACGGTCCGTTTCCGCGACACCCTGGGGACGAAGCGGATGGCGGACTGCCGGATCATCGTTTCGGTAACAAACATTAACCCTCAGCACCAGTTATTGTAATTTTTAGAGTCGACGGCGGCTGCATGGCTCAGCCTCCTACCAGCTTTGCTGCAGTCCACAGAGAAGTTGCTCTTCTGGCCCACGAAGGCCTTGCTCAGTCCGGGTCCTCTGCTCAGCACCTTGCTGGCGTCCGAGTCTCCCGGTCTGGGCATGGCGCTCTGAGCGAAGCCGCTGCCGGCTGTTCGTAGAGTCGGATCCAGCGTCAGGGTCGACGTCTCGTTGGCGTTGGTCACATTCACCAGCCGGTTACCTGAGGAGACGCAGAAGGCCGGCTGTAAGGGCGAGAGGTGAAGCTTGTGACCCGGTGGGGATCGGGTCTCATCCCCATACCTGTGACTCGGGCCTTGAAGGGGCTGCCGGTGATGTGGT
Coding sequences within:
- the LOC103464343 gene encoding complement C1q subcomponent subunit B-like, which translates into the protein MALQWLSCSTAWLLLLACIVPVDMQSCTGGIPGIPGIPGTHGPNGQDGVKGEKGDLGEGGQPVRGQKGVAGMRGPPGRPGMKGDMGLPGPAGYPGQKGEKGRPSSLSNKQKSFFSNKRAISNVAEVNMRINFNRVILPALEPQFQGETLVNGTFQCTIKGVYFFSFHVSAKTRVCLKLMKGSKEHFTLCDSSESFLVTSGSAVLDLEVGDSISVESSRYNSIVVLDTTSSHSFTGFLIFPTS